AACACTGACGTGTGCTGCCATTAGACTGTCCTCTGAATCCTCTGCTGTAAGACCCCACCAGGGTAACGGCTTTGCTTTCTACTGCTCACCTGGAACACAGCCATTCCCCACACCCACCTCCCTTGGCCAATCCTGCTGCATCTTTGCTGTCTCTGCCCGCGTTTTCTGCTGTCTTTATCACTGCTCTATCTTGCAGGGCATTCTACAGGCTCTTCAAAGTCTAGTTCACCCCCTTCTCCAGAACCCTTAATGGTAGCCTGGTAGGAGAAATTAGGCTACAGTCCCTCACAGGTGCAAAATGACACCTGAGAGGTGGTCCTGCCATCAGCCACTTCTTCCTTAACACATACTTggtaggccaagtgtggtggcaggcacaccCTGGCTTGGGGGACCCATTGGACTGGGGTTCAGAACCCCCTCGCATCCTTAGGTTGGCCGTGACTATCTGGGCCCCTCCTGCAGAGGCCATATGAGAGCAGCTCAAGGAAGGTTCTCACTAACTGCAAAGCTCTGAGCCAATGTCTGCTGTCGGTACTGATCATGATTTAGACAGCAAACGGTGGCCCTGGCTCTCCCACCGGAGCTGTCCATGTGGTGCGTGGTCAAGCACAACTTCTTTCATTGGATCATCATGTGGGTCTGATGACAAAACAAATATTCCAGCATCAGGGGCAGGGGGCGCCCCAACTCCATCTTAAGCCTTTGAGGAAATTGTTTCTTAGGCAGGACAGCTCCATAACTTGTGGGAtcatgtgcaaaataaaaacGTGGTGCCACTTAtccaaaaaggacaaaaaaaccGTGTCCCTCTCTTCCGTGATCTGTCTGCTGTGgcattttgcatttgctgtttgaCGGTGCGCTCCCTCGAGCAGGGGGATACTCGTGGGAACCAGGACAAACCCTCCTGAGCGCAGAACCCTGACCTGACTTCCCTGCGCTTGTGCCCAGACCCTTGTCAGGGTGGAGGGTGGCAGTGGTCACCGAGCAGGAAGGGACAGGGGAGTGGACATCTCTGAGGCTCCATCCCGAGGAAGCAgaaaggctgagggaggcagaacTGTGCAGGAGCCACACCACATGCCCCATCATCCCTTCAAATACAGACGCAACACACACTTAGAATCACTGTGAATTTCAACACAGTCACCCCAGAGCATGAAACCCCAAGAGATGGGCCCCCTTCCAAGAGTGAGGCATGCTCATGAGCCTATGAAGTGGACCCTGGAATCAGTATACAGTAGGTGCTTAGCACGTGCTTGATGACTAGGCACTGGGGGTGTAGAGAAGGAAAGGGCTCTCAGTTTGAGGACATACCTGGCAGTAGTACCTGTCCATTCGCTATTGAGGGAATGAATATAATTCCTTTCTcgatcctcagtttcctcacctgtaaaatgggaaagacAATAAAGGGACATACATCAGAGAAAACCATGGAATGCATTGCAGTTCTGGCATGCAGAGAACGCCCGGTATTATCAAGATTCTTATTCCTGGTGCTGGAGACATAGCAGCCATTTAATAAATGCCTGAGCTGAGGCTTCTTAAAGAATATGAGATTTCAGCAAATTGGACGCAAAACTTCTCTTTACCTTTTAAAATCCATCTGATTATCTTGTATCAGGATACAGCTGGTGTGGGGAAAGCAGGGAAAGAGCGGTCTATATCCCTGAGCAACAGCAAAGCGTGGAGCGGCCCCAGGAAGGCGCGGGGAGGAAGGAGGGCTCGGGGAGGGAGTCCCTTTTAGTGTGAAACTTTTTTAGTGTCTGGtctttctttctcatcctttCCCCAGAGCTATTTTGCATCTGGGCTCaactttttatatgtttttccaAAGAAGAGCAGCCTTGGACCTAAGAAAATCTGAGCCTAAGGAGCCCCCCAAAACCTAGGAGGTCTCCAAGGCATCTGCCCCAGAAACAACTGACACAACTCACAGGCAGCGTGAGTCACCTCCACGCCCCAACCACTGAGTACACACTGCAAAGTCCACTCAGGGCGTTCCCTGGGGGTCCTCAGAGATCCCACCAGCAGGGTGGCTATCCAACTGCTTCTTTAGGACCCTGTTGAAACCAACAGAGAGTACTTAGTTCTGAGGCTTACTTACAAATAAGCTGATGGTCAGATGGGGACGACCCACACCTCCGGCCAGCCCCTTGAAACTGTTGTCAATGAGGCCCCGTTGGGGCAGAGAGTCTCTAAGGACAGGGAGAGATGGGGGCCCTAGGTCATCATCCACCAAAGCCTAAGGCAACTGCACCCAGACTTTTGCCTGTGTGTCCTCAAAACCCTCGACTTTATCATGCTTTTTCTTCCGGAGAACTCTGTCCTTTGAGGCAAGTCTGTAActcaatgtttgctttttaacattttgacaAGGGACAGTTGCAGGGGAATCATATCATCCTTCCACCCCATAAATGTGAGTAATGAAAGGATCAGATGAAGGTCGGTGGTAATTCACTGACATGATGTTTTAATTGAACTAGTGTTTCTCTCCCAGAAGACTCAGAACATAAGCACCTTGGGTGGATGGGTAGCATTTCAAACTCCAAATAcgttctgttttctcatttttgttttcaatctaCATGCTCTTCCAGGGACTCAAACCTATTACAGGTTTATCAGCAAAATGGGACTTTCTGCCAGTTTGGTGAGATGAGCCTCGCTGGGGTGATGAGTGTGTCACGGAGCTGTGGTTCTGAGTCGGAAGGGCTAATTCACTGATGTCAATCAGATGCTAAGGAAGAGCCGTCAGCTACCGAGCATCATGGGACTGCTGGGTTTAGACACAACACAAACTTACGTATGGATGACAGCACTGCTAATAATGAATGCCGCTGACCTAAAGGGGAAACCACAAAAAGCACCTCCTGTCGTATTCACCCTGAAAGACCCAACTGGTGGCATAAAATCTGAATAAAGGAAGCATAGCAATGGGTGGATAATTTTGGTGGAACTTGGTAATGTGTGCATGCCCAACACAGTGAGACCGAAGCCCCCTGGGGGGGGGGTCCTCTAAGTGAGTTTGGTTGGAGGCTGCCATTCACAGAGCCTTGCATTTGCCGTGGTGGCTCCCGCTAAGCCCAGGCCTGGGAGTTTCTCAGGGATCATCTCACACCGCATCGGAGAGATGGGCCAGGTCTCCACCTGACCTAATCTTAGGTAGGGAGGCTCCCATGGAAGTGTGGGCTGGCTGTGGGGAGTCGGggcccagcctttttcttttgactttttacccCATTTTCTCTAAACTCCAGCAAGCAGCTTCCACAGTTCATCAAGTTGGACTGAAGGGCTGACGGCTTGCAAAGCAAATTCTTTATAACTGTTATAAAGGTTTCATTGCTTAAGCATATAATCTAGTGAAACTGCCAAACCCCCTCCACTCCCAAAACTGTAAGGCTTGCCCGGGAAGTGAACAGTGTCTAGTGGACTCCAGGAGTAACTGCACTCGGCCCAGAGCTCCCTGGAGGGCACAGGGAAGGTTCCGGAAAGGAGGTGACACCTCACGGTGGCCGTGGGGGGACGTGGTGCTCCAGGGCCCAACCTGCTTATGTTCAAATCCTTACTCTGCCACTCACAAGCCAGCTGGGAGTAGCTACAcagtctctgcctcagtttccccatctgtacaaGCGTTGTTTATAGCAATGATGCCAAGCTCTTAGAACAGTGCTCAGCATGTGTGCCTTCCATGCCTACTCTGTGACAAGCACTGtagacagaaaaatgaacaaaacagagagaaatcCTTGCCCTCGTGGAGTTTCCATCTGGGGCGGTGGGGGCACACAGCAGAGACGCAATGCAGCGACGAGCCCCCATTAGGGTAGGTGTTTCCAATCTTTGCCAATAAGCCACATACACACCCAAGTCAGGGTGCATCCTTCCCATGAACTTTGACTGTGAACTTTCACTGTGGGGTGACTTCGTACAGCTACGGTGTTTTGCCAGCCAGCAGCTCTTGGCACACAAAATGTGCTGCCAGTAGCCCTTGAAGTCCAGTAGGTGCCCTGACCAGCCTTGTCCTCGACTCCACCTGCCTACTAAGAAAAGGGTGGTGTGTTTTGCATCAGCAGTAAAATGGATCAAAGTTCAGTCCATTGGAAGTTGTATCAAAACTCACTATGGTTGGTTGAGGGCCCAAGGTCTGTGACATTCATTAACAACTATCTGTTCAATGATTATCTCCCTGGGGCGTGTTGCAGTGAGTTGGCCCAAAGCATAACTGACCCTGGCCATGATCCAGAGACCTGCTTTCTGACATCAGTGGCGAGCCTCCCTGGGTGCAGCCGAGGGGCAGGGCTGTTCTTCTCCATGGTATTTAAAGCCAGAAGGTTCTGCCACCAAGCACCGCCTTCCCACGGGGAACACAAACTCGCTGGCGGGAAGAACCCGGAAAGAAACCTGTGGATCTCCCTTCGAGATTGTCCAAAGAGAGGAAAGGTAAGTAGAGCTCtgcatttacatttctaaaagttacAAAGATGAGCTCATTTATTTCCTGAGAGCAATAACTATTTGGCAATGCCCGGACCCGGCAAAAGGCCGTCAAGTGTGTTTGAAGGTGTCTGTTGTTGCTTTTGTCCAGGACGCCTGCGTTTTCTATTTCAGGTGACTTTGACATTGGTGCCCCTTAGCAGCACTCTGCAGAAATGCCTCCTCAGCTGCAAAACGGCCTGGACATCGCAGCCAAAGTTGTCCAGGGCACCCTGGACAGCCTACCCCAGGCGGTGAGGGAGTTTATCGAGAACAACGCTGAGCTGTGTCAGCCCGATCGCATCCACATCTGCGATGGCTCCGAGGAGGAGAATACACAGCTTCTGGGCTACATGGAGGAGCAGGGCACCCTCAGGCGGCTGAAGAAATATGACAGCTGGTAAGCTTGGCCCCCACTGCCTGCCCAGCCCCCCGCAGGCAGGGCTCCCTTTTGTCTCCTGGGAGTTGGTGGAGAAAGGTGAATGAAGGCCTCTCGGGAGTTTCAGACTCTTGAAAAGGTGAAGGCAGGCAATGGTCAGAACCATACAGACTTGAATTTTGTGACATTGGTAGAGCAGCCCAGGCCTTAAATGAGGTGGTGCGCACAGAAGCTCCGCCAACTAGATTCCTGGTAAAAGCAAAAGGCAGCCCCTCTCCTGCAGACCAGCTCTAGTTGAGTTCATGTCCACCTGGCCATGTCTTAGCTGGTCTGTCTGTTCACATCGATGCACCGTTGTCAGCCCGCTCAGCACCCTGCTACGCATGGAAAGCAGCGAACTGAAGGAGATGGTCCATTGCCAGTGGCGCTGGGCTGAAAGGAAGCCTGTGATTTTTGCAGCTGGTTAGCTCTCACTGACCCCAGGGATGTGGCCAGGATCGAAAGCAAGACGGTTATCATCACCCAAGAGCAAAGAGACACAGTGCCCATCCCCAAAACTGGCCTCAGCCAGCTCGGTCGCTGGATGTCAGAGGAGGATTTTGAGAAAGCATTCAATGCCAGATTCCCAGGGTGCATGAAAGGTGAGCGGAACATTTATTTGATTGGGCAAAATAGCAGAGAACCTTTTCTTATTTCATCTCTCCTAACGGTAATTCAAACAGTAATGGAAGCTCCCACCGCCTCAGATGTCTTTGAGTTCCATCTATGAAATTGGCAACGTATTGAAAATGCACATCCCTGTTCTGCTTTTACAGACTGTTTTATATGAACATGAAAACTATTTCCATGCATGTGGGTTCAAAACAGCTTGGTGGGACCCAATTGCACATTTATGAAAACTCTTTAATTTCAGCAGGCTGTTCACTTTCCAGTGGCCTCTTCTAACCCAGGGGGGCTGGtaactagcagggcatggtggtgtcgGCGGAGACCGGGTGAATGGGTCTACCTGGGAAAAGCCATGCCGGTTGTGTTTGTAGTCCAGAGTCATTTGTCACCAGTTCCCACCCCCGCACCCCGTAGGTCGCACCATGTATGTCATCCCATTCAGCATGGGGCCGCTGGGCTCGCCTCTGTCAAAGATCGGCATTGAGCTGACGGATTCGCCCTATGTGGTGGCCAGCATGAGGATCATGACGCGGATGGGCACGCCTGTCCTGGAAGCACTGGGCGATGGGGAGTTTGTTAAATGCCTCCATTCTGTGGGGTGCCCTCTGCCTTTAAAAAGTAAGTGTATTATTTCAGATTcgaaagtcaaaataaaaaagaaagctgaacaCCATCCCACGGGTGCCTCGGGGACCCCCAAGCAGGGCCCTGGCGCACTGATGTGGGAGGGGTCCTTGTTCACAGAGCCTTTGGTCAATAACTGGGCCTGCAACCCGGAGCTGACTCTCATCGCGCACCTGCCTGATCGCAGAGAGATCATCTCCTTCGGAAGTGGGTACGGCGGGAACTCGCTGCTCGGGAAAAAGTGCTTTGCTCTCAGGATGGCCAGCCGGCTAGCCAAAGAGGAAGGCTGGCTGGCAGAGCACATGCTGGTGAGTCTGCAGGAAGCCCTGATGTGCACATGAGAGGCTTGGGAGGTGAGcaggggggtgggtgggtggcagaAACAAACAGCATCACAGTTCTTGTCCAGCAAGACCTAGCACACCTCTCTGAGCACGCAGGTTCCCGGACAGATCGGGAAACCCCACCAGTAAAGACCGGTGCACCTGCATAAGTCACTTTTGAAGGGCCCCAAACACCAGGGGACTATAGAGATCCTTTGGGCTTCATGATTTTGGAAATGTTTGTTTGCACTGATGCCTGAAGAAATAAATCTTGAGGGCCTACATTCCCACCTCTGGGCTGAAGTACCAACCTCAGGGAGAAGCAAACAAAGATCTTAATAAAGAATCTTGTCCCCAACAGATCCTGGGTATAACCAACCCCGAGGGCAAGAAGAAGTACCTGGCGGCTGCATTTCCCAGCGCCTGCGggaagaccaacctggccatgaTGAACCCCAGCCTCCCCGGGTGGAAGGTTGAGTGTGTCGGGGACGATATCGCCTGGATGAAGTTTGATGCGCAAGGTGACTCAGTTGGACTCAAGTGAATTGTTGGCCTTCAAAACCTGCCACAGTCTCCTCAATCCagtgtttggatttttaaatttttttagttcaGAGCTGGCAAATCCTTAGTATTCTGTATTCTGTAAGAAATCTTCAATTTAATATTCAATCTGGATTGAAACAGGGCCATATGTTGCTGTTTGTTTACATACATAAATTTGTTTAGATGGTATTGGTGGAAAATTGTGGAGGAAGCAAGAGTTGTAAATGTCTCAAAGTTGCATATGATGCTTAGATGAAAAGAGATAAATGTATATtctagggagggaaaaaaagatctGAGAAGCTGGCATAGAAATTAGTCCGGCAGGATTGAAGAGTGTTTGCACTCACCACTGCTTCTCTGTTTTGAAACTCTCCAGGTAATTTAAGGGCTATCAACCCAGAAAATGGCTTTTTTGGGGTTGCTCCTGGGACCTCTGTGAAGACCAACCCCAATGCCATCAAGACAATCCAGAAGAACACTATCTTCACCAATGTGGCTGAGACTAGCGACGGGGGCGTTTACTGGGAAGGTATTGATGAGCAGCTAGCTCCAGGAGTCACCATCACTTCCTGGAAGAATAAGGCGTGGAGCCCACAGGATGGTGAGTCCCCAGCAAAGGCCTCGGTGTGCCGGGCAGCAGGGATTGCCTGTTTGAGCCAGGCACTCAtgggtctttctctgtcttctaggGGAACCTTGTGCCCACCCCAACTCGAGATTCTGCACCCCTGCCAGCCAGTGCCCCATCATCGATGCCGCCTGGGAGTCTCCAGAAGGCGTTCCCATTGAAGGCATCATCTTTGGAGGCCGCAGACCTGCTGGTGAGGCTCTCCTTCATTTAAGATGGGAACACGGACATGCTGGGTATGGAAGGGCATCTGTGAAATCTCTCCTTTTCCATGACTTTGTCGGAGGGTGCTCAGGAGCTTCCTTTCCAAAAAGCCAGACTAATTGGCAAGCTCAAATGCAGAACCAACCCTTCTGGTCACCTAGAACCTTTCTGAATCCTTGATCTACCATAGCTTGATCAAATTTTACTTTTGACTTTGTGGCCTCAGTCCTGTAAGTTTGACTTAGCAGTCTTCTGCACTTTAGCTTGGTGAATGCAAAACTAGCTCTATGACAATGTTGTTATCTTGCTGTGTCTTTCCATGTTGTGAAATAACACCGCTGTTTGTGGAGGCTGAATAGCAAAGCCTCTAGggaacttttctatttttttcttgctaaaggTGTCCCTCTAGTCTATGAAGCTCTCAGCTGGCAACATGGAGTCTTCGTGGGGGCGGCCATGAGATCAGAGGCCACAGCAGCTGCAGAGCATAAAGGTAAATTGAAATCCTAATTTGAAACCACAGATTAGTGGGATTAGAGCTCTCCTCGTCACTCTTatatctctctccttctctgtgtctgtatgtggagagagagagagggaaagagagagagagagagagagagagagagagagagagagagagagagaggagaacaaAGCATCCTGGTGTCAAGAATAAACGGGGTCCATCTGTCTTGCCTAGGAGAGCATCATTTACCAATGGACCCTCCCTCTCTGTTTTACAGGCAAAATCATCATGCACGACCCCTTTGCCATGCGGCCCTTCTTTGGCTATAACTTTGGTAAATATCTGGCCCACTGGCTTAGCATGGCCCAGCACCCAGCAGCCAAGCTGCCCAAGATCTTCCATGTCAACTGGTTCCGGAAGGACAAGGAAGGCAAATTCCTCTGGCCAGGCTTTGGAGAGAACTCCAGGGTGCTGGAGTGGATGTTCAACCGGGTGGACGGGAAAGCCGGCGCCAAGCTCACGCCCATAGGCTACATCCCCAAGGAGGATGCCCTGAACCTGAAAGGCCTGGGGCACGTCAACACAATGGAGCTCTTCAGCATCTCCAAGGAGTtctgggagaaggaggtggaaGAAATCGAGAAGTATCTGGAGGAGCAAGTCAACGCGGATCTCCCCTGTGAGATTGAGAGAGAGGTTCTCGCCTTGAAGCAAAGAATAAGCCAGATGTAATCAGAACCTGAGCACTTTACCTTTAAAATCATTCCCTTTCCCATCTACAAAGTGCAGTAGGAGCAAAAGAGGGCAAGTTTGTGAAATTGATGCCACCGTAATAATCATCACCACACCATGAGCAGATCTGGAAGGcacactttgatttttttcaggaaTAAGAACCACAGAACACAGACTAGTCGCTAATGAAATTGGAAAGGGAAATCTTAGCACACCTCCAGAAATTCACATCCAATACATAGTTTGTTGAAATTGAAGGTTACCCaggaattttgtctttttagtgttttttcaCCTTAGCTATGTGGATTAGCCAGAATGCAcaccgaaaaaaaaaaatacttgagctgtgtatatatatgtgtgtttgtatatgtgtgcacatgtatctgtgtggtgtatttgtgtatgtgtatttgtatgtactgttatcaataatatatttaataactttGGAAAAATCTTGGGCAAGATGACATACTAGTTGTGCTTGAAAGAGACGTTGCTTTGTTATTAACatgtatgtttaaattatttttatacactgTTGTTCCTTACCTTCACATAATTGCAATATTTCCCCCTTACTActtcttgggaaaaaaattacaaaatgaagtTTTATAGAAAAGATGGATTTGCTTTGCTTGGTTTTTCTTACCTGAGCTACCAAGAAGAGGGAACTCTGATTAAATATCTTGTGATTTAAATCCTACCCCCTCCCCAAGAAGTGGGGACGTTCAGAATCACACTTGAAGAGGGGGTGCGTTGCCTGGTCCcagggggaaggaaggagcagaCGGGGATTATGAGGCAGGGAATGGTGGTTAGGGTTCTGAATTCGCCGAAGTCACTAGTTGGCATCCTTTAATAATTCTACAAGCCCTGCTTtacaggcctgctttacaagagcttctgaaagaaccactacacatagaaacgaacaaccagtatcagcttttctaaaaaataccaaaaaataaagagcatca
This is a stretch of genomic DNA from Saimiri boliviensis isolate mSaiBol1 chromosome 9, mSaiBol1.pri, whole genome shotgun sequence. It encodes these proteins:
- the PCK1 gene encoding phosphoenolpyruvate carboxykinase, cytosolic [GTP] → MPPQLQNGLDIAAKVVQGTLDSLPQAVREFIENNAELCQPDRIHICDGSEEENTQLLGYMEEQGTLRRLKKYDSCWLALTDPRDVARIESKTVIITQEQRDTVPIPKTGLSQLGRWMSEEDFEKAFNARFPGCMKGRTMYVIPFSMGPLGSPLSKIGIELTDSPYVVASMRIMTRMGTPVLEALGDGEFVKCLHSVGCPLPLKKPLVNNWACNPELTLIAHLPDRREIISFGSGYGGNSLLGKKCFALRMASRLAKEEGWLAEHMLILGITNPEGKKKYLAAAFPSACGKTNLAMMNPSLPGWKVECVGDDIAWMKFDAQGNLRAINPENGFFGVAPGTSVKTNPNAIKTIQKNTIFTNVAETSDGGVYWEGIDEQLAPGVTITSWKNKAWSPQDGEPCAHPNSRFCTPASQCPIIDAAWESPEGVPIEGIIFGGRRPAGVPLVYEALSWQHGVFVGAAMRSEATAAAEHKGKIIMHDPFAMRPFFGYNFGKYLAHWLSMAQHPAAKLPKIFHVNWFRKDKEGKFLWPGFGENSRVLEWMFNRVDGKAGAKLTPIGYIPKEDALNLKGLGHVNTMELFSISKEFWEKEVEEIEKYLEEQVNADLPCEIEREVLALKQRISQM